A window of the bacterium genome harbors these coding sequences:
- a CDS encoding deoxyguanosinetriphosphate triphosphohydrolase: MLIRQLAEEEEVRRLSPYAALSSKTRGRSKKEEDCKIRTAYQRDRDRIIHSKSFRQLKYKTQVFLIPTHEALRTRLTHTIEVSQIARTIARALRLNEDLVEAISLGHDLGHPPFGHAGEKALDEICPGGFRHNEQSIRVVEILEKGGQGLNLTFETKDGILKHSRGATSLFVNPQDSKPITLEGEIVRLADSIAYVNHDIEDAILSKVIRFKDLPSSPIRILGNKHSSRINTMVADIIFNSQDKNAITMGDEILEATNTLRNYLYENVYPHPKIMQETNKATRVLNELFEHFMKNPDYVLKKMNFLAQDTPLLRIITDFLAGLSDREALLLYEDVFLPKPWIEGR, from the coding sequence ATGCTTATTCGTCAATTAGCTGAAGAAGAAGAAGTTAGAAGATTGTCACCTTATGCGGCACTTTCTTCCAAAACCCGTGGAAGAAGTAAAAAAGAAGAAGATTGTAAAATCCGAACCGCATATCAACGGGACCGGGATAGAATTATTCATTCTAAATCATTTAGACAGTTGAAATATAAAACGCAGGTATTTCTAATCCCCACCCATGAGGCATTGAGGACAAGATTAACCCACACCATCGAGGTTTCTCAGATTGCCCGAACAATTGCCAGAGCATTACGGTTAAATGAAGATCTGGTTGAGGCCATTTCATTAGGACATGATTTAGGACATCCACCTTTTGGTCATGCCGGAGAAAAGGCGTTAGATGAAATATGCCCTGGTGGATTTAGACATAACGAACAAAGTATTCGGGTGGTTGAAATCCTGGAAAAAGGAGGTCAGGGGCTAAATTTAACCTTTGAAACAAAAGATGGAATCTTAAAACATTCTCGAGGAGCAACAAGCCTATTTGTTAATCCGCAGGATTCAAAACCTATAACATTAGAAGGAGAAATAGTTAGATTAGCTGATAGTATTGCCTATGTCAACCATGATATTGAAGATGCGATTTTATCAAAAGTAATAAGATTTAAAGATTTACCTTCCTCTCCTATTCGTATTTTAGGTAATAAGCATTCTTCAAGGATTAATACTATGGTGGCAGATATAATATTCAATAGTCAGGATAAAAATGCTATCACGATGGGTGATGAGATTTTAGAGGCAACAAATACACTCCGCAACTATCTTTATGAAAATGTCTATCCTCATCCAAAGATTATGCAGGAGACGAATAAAGCTACCAGGGTTTTAAACGAGTTGTTTGAACATTTTATGAAAAATCCTGATTATGTCTTGAAGAAGATGAACTTTTTAGCTCAAGATACCCCTTTATTACGAATAATTACTGATTTCCTTGCTGGATTAAGCGACCGAGAGGCACTATTGTTATATGAAGATGTCTTTTTACCCAAACCATGGATAGAAGGAAGGTAA